A single Brienomyrus brachyistius isolate T26 chromosome 11, BBRACH_0.4, whole genome shotgun sequence DNA region contains:
- the LOC125751599 gene encoding serine/threonine-protein phosphatase 6 regulatory subunit 3-like isoform X2 — protein sequence MFWRFDLYTTSHIDALLEKGNVTLIELMDEEDVLQECKAQNRQLIDFLVQPQSMEDLVGYVTQEPSDDMDEKLKYKFPNISCELLTSDVSRINDKLGEDESLLTKLYSFLQHDPPLNPLLASFFSKVLSILIRRKPDQIVEFLRKRDDFVDLMIRHIGTSAIMDLMLRMLTCIHPEQLRQDVLNWLNEEKVIQRLVDMVQPTLDEDKHSNASQLLCEIIHLSRDQMFQVQGGSESDPLLVTLEKQETVGQLLSNNFDKERNDSAIVSVIQILLTLFEMRKPAFEGHLESCPPNMNHPSFSVSPTVLEAVKPRLKDFHQLLLEPPEKNVLKTTWGVLDPPVGNARLHVVRLVASLLQTNTHTINLELIDLNTVGVILDMYFKYIWNNFLHIQVEICIAMILTLPPTQSASPIINGDNDSESVRENLLVQHLFQKCQLLQRILDAWVSNEKEQAEGGRRRGYMGHLTRIANSVVHNSDKGPNSMLIQQLISELPEDVRDAWDAFISGQLADINKKNTVDLINTHIHPSSNDEVDFKSTGFRQDSALQQAFSDYQMQQMTSNFIEQFGFNDEGSAEQDDVVDIAFDRISDINFSLNTNESANIALFEAFCKEKIQECEDAGSDEDDIWDEKDVTFAPETQRRPSSGSTGSEESTDSEEEDGKRDPFEPSNTSSDDRMEVNSAWTSSFDIPMEIGCSTGTGPPTAVDASQTLMPKSVGCSSENSSQGKKDGWADFSNFPGSVSPNNPLRSCSPVAMETSSEDPLTAGFAAQSEAEVEQWPGQESQPATMVGEEEEEEDEELTTDRVTDTVANGSMKETVSLTVDAKTETAVFKRVLKSFCEDKSPTSGDPSTKYAVTEDAVLVRTESSPPASNSQQHRPDKQVQAPEAVNGPA from the exons ATGTTCTGGAGGTTTGACCTGTATACAACTTCCCACATCGACGCCCTGTTGGAGAAGGGGAACGTAACCCTGATAGAGCTGATGGATGAGGAGGATGTGTTGCAGGAGTGCAAGGCCCAGAACCGCCAACTTATTGATTTCCTGGTCCAGCCACAGAGCATGGAAGACCTGGTTGGCTATGTCACCCAGGAGCCCAGTGATGACATGGACGAGAAGCTTAAGTACAA GTTCCCCAACATATCCTGTGAACTCCTCACATCGGATGTGAGTCGAATCAACGACAAACTGGGTGAGGACGAAAGCTTGCTTACAAAGCTCTACAGCTTTCTGCAACATGACCCCCCTCTCAACCCCCTGCTGGCAAGTTTTTTCAGCAAGGTGCTGAGCATCCTTATCCGCAGGAAGCCTGATCAA ATTGTAGAGTTTCTCCGTAAGAGGGACGACTTCGTGGACCTAATGATAAGGCATATAGGGACCTCGGCCATCATGGACTTGATGCTCAGGATGTTGACCTGTATTCATCCAGAGCAGCTTAGGCAAGATGTCTTAAAT TGGCTGAATGAGGAGAAGGTTATCCAGCGGCTTGTTGACATGGTACAGCCAACTCTGGATGAGGAT AAACACTCTAATGCATCCCAGTTGCTATGTGAAATAATTCATCTAAGCAGAGACCAGATGTTCCAAGTTCAGGGTGGCTCAGAGTCAGACCCCCTATTGGTCACTCTGGAAaa GCAGGAGACAGTGGGACAGTTACTGTCCAACAACTTTGACAAAGAGAGGAACGACTCTGCTATAGTCAGTGTTATACAGATACTGTTGACTCTGTTTGAAATGCGAAAGCCTGC ttttgaaggtcacttggagAGCTGCCCCCCCAATATGAACCACCCATCGTTCTCAGTCAGTCCGACTGTGCTGGAGGCTGTCAAACCAAGGCTAAAGGACTTCCACCAACTGCTGCTTGAGCCCCCAGAG AAAAATGTCTTGAAAACTACATGGGGAGTGCTGGATCCCCCAGTCGGCAATGCACGTTTGCATGTAGTCCGACTGGTTGCTAGCCTTcttcagacaaacacacacacgatcAACCTTGAGCTTATAGACCTCAACACTGTTGGAGTCATACTT GATATGTActtcaaatatatatggaataacTTTTTGCACATACAAGTTGAAATCTGCATAGCAATGATTCTGACCTTACCTCCAACTCAAAGTGCAAGTCCCATTATCAATGGCGACAATGACTCTGAGTCTGTCAGGGAAAACCTTCTTGTCCAGCAT CTGTTTCAGAAGTGCCAATTACTGCAGAGAATACTTGATGCCTGGGTCTCCAATGAAAAGGAGCA GGCCGAAGGCGGAAGGCGCCGAGGATACATGGGCCATTTGACTCGGATAGCTAATTCTGTGGTGCACAACAGTGACAAAGGGCCCAACAGCATGCTAATACAGCAGCTTATTTCAG AGCTCCCTGAGGATGTCCGAGACGCATGGGATGCATTTATTTCTGGGCAGCTAGCAGATATTAACAAGAAGAACACTGTAGATTTA ATAAATAcacacattcatccatccagtaATGATGAGGTAGACTTTAAAAGCACTGGATTTCGTCAGGATTCTGCCTTACAACAA GCCTTCTCTGATTATCAGATGCAACAAATGACGTCCAATTTTATTGAGCAGTTTGGCTTCAATGATGAGGGGTCCGCTGAGCAGGATGATGTTGTGGA TATTGCCTTTGACAGAATATCTGACATCAATTTTTctttaaatacaaatgaaagt GCTAATATTGCCCTCTTTGAGGCATTCTGCAAGGAAAAGATCCAAGAATGTGAAGACGCAGGCTCTGACGAGGATGACATTTGGGATGAGAAAGATGTCACTTTTGCACCAGAAACACAGAGGCGCCCCAG TTCTGGCAGTACAGGCAGTGAAGAGAGCACAGATTCTGAAGAGGAAGATGGTAAACGTGACCCTTTTGAGCCCAGCAACACGAGCTCTGATGACCGAATGGAGGTTAACTCTG CCTGGACCAGCAGCTTTGACATTCCCATGGAGATTGGCTGCTCCACAGGAACAGGGCCTCCCACAGCTGTGGATGCTTCACAAACTCTGATGCCAAAATCAGTAGGATGCAGTTCAGAAAACTCATCCCAAgggaaaaaggatggatgggcAGACTTCTCCAATTTCCCGGGATCTGTGAG TCCCAACAATCCTCTAAGAAGTTGCTCCCCAGTGGCTATGGAGACAAGCTCAGAAGATCCCCTGACTGCTGGCTTTGCAGCTCAGTCTGAAG CAGAAGTGGAGCAGTGGCCAGGTCAGGAGTCCCAACCTGCCACAATGgttggagaggaggaggaggaggaggatgaggagctgACCACTGATCGTGTCACTGATACTGTCGCCAATGGCTCCATGAAGGAGACAGTCAGCCTTACCGTAGATGCCAAAACAGAGACTGCCGTTTTCAAAAG AGTGTTGAAATCCTTTTG TGAGGACAAGTCACCTACCTCTGGAGACCCATCCACAAAATATGCTGTCACTGAGGATGCTGTGTTGGTGAGAACTGAATCAAGCCCACCAGCCAGCAACAGTCAGCAGCATAG ACCGGACAAGCAGGTTCAGGCGCCGGAGGCAGTGAATGGTCCGGCTTGA
- the LOC125751599 gene encoding serine/threonine-protein phosphatase 6 regulatory subunit 3-B-like isoform X5, with the protein MFWRFDLYTTSHIDALLEKGNVTLIELMDEEDVLQECKAQNRQLIDFLVQPQSMEDLVGYVTQEPSDDMDEKLKYKFPNISCELLTSDVSRINDKLGEDESLLTKLYSFLQHDPPLNPLLASFFSKVLSILIRRKPDQIVEFLRKRDDFVDLMIRHIGTSAIMDLMLRMLTCIHPEQLRQDVLNWLNEEKVIQRLVDMVQPTLDEDKHSNASQLLCEIIHLSRDQMFQVQGGSESDPLLVTLEKQETVGQLLSNNFDKERNDSAIVSVIQILLTLFEMRKPAFEGHLESCPPNMNHPSFSVSPTVLEAVKPRLKDFHQLLLEPPEKNVLKTTWGVLDPPVGNARLHVVRLVASLLQTNTHTINLELIDLNTVGVILDMYFKYIWNNFLHIQVEICIAMILTLPPTQSASPIINGDNDSESVRENLLVQHLFQKCQLLQRILDAWVSNEKEQAEGGRRRGYMGHLTRIANSVVHNSDKGPNSMLIQQLISELPEDVRDAWDAFISGQLADINKKNTVDLINTHIHPSSNDEVDFKSTGFRQDSALQQFGFNDEGSAEQDDVVDIAFDRISDINFSLNTNESANIALFEAFCKEKIQECEDAGSDEDDIWDEKDVTFAPETQRRPRSSGSTGSEESTDSEEEDGKRDPFEPSNTSSDDRMEVNSAWTSSFDIPMEIGCSTGTGPPTAVDASQTLMPKSVGCSSENSSQGKKDGWADFSNFPGSVSPNNPLRSCSPVAMETSSEDPLTAGFAAQSEAEVEQWPGQESQPATMVGEEEEEEDEELTTDRVTDTVANGSMKETVSLTVDAKTETAVFKRVLKSFCEDKSPTSGDPSTKYAVTEDAVLVRTESSPPASNSQQHRPDKQVQAPEAVNGPA; encoded by the exons ATGTTCTGGAGGTTTGACCTGTATACAACTTCCCACATCGACGCCCTGTTGGAGAAGGGGAACGTAACCCTGATAGAGCTGATGGATGAGGAGGATGTGTTGCAGGAGTGCAAGGCCCAGAACCGCCAACTTATTGATTTCCTGGTCCAGCCACAGAGCATGGAAGACCTGGTTGGCTATGTCACCCAGGAGCCCAGTGATGACATGGACGAGAAGCTTAAGTACAA GTTCCCCAACATATCCTGTGAACTCCTCACATCGGATGTGAGTCGAATCAACGACAAACTGGGTGAGGACGAAAGCTTGCTTACAAAGCTCTACAGCTTTCTGCAACATGACCCCCCTCTCAACCCCCTGCTGGCAAGTTTTTTCAGCAAGGTGCTGAGCATCCTTATCCGCAGGAAGCCTGATCAA ATTGTAGAGTTTCTCCGTAAGAGGGACGACTTCGTGGACCTAATGATAAGGCATATAGGGACCTCGGCCATCATGGACTTGATGCTCAGGATGTTGACCTGTATTCATCCAGAGCAGCTTAGGCAAGATGTCTTAAAT TGGCTGAATGAGGAGAAGGTTATCCAGCGGCTTGTTGACATGGTACAGCCAACTCTGGATGAGGAT AAACACTCTAATGCATCCCAGTTGCTATGTGAAATAATTCATCTAAGCAGAGACCAGATGTTCCAAGTTCAGGGTGGCTCAGAGTCAGACCCCCTATTGGTCACTCTGGAAaa GCAGGAGACAGTGGGACAGTTACTGTCCAACAACTTTGACAAAGAGAGGAACGACTCTGCTATAGTCAGTGTTATACAGATACTGTTGACTCTGTTTGAAATGCGAAAGCCTGC ttttgaaggtcacttggagAGCTGCCCCCCCAATATGAACCACCCATCGTTCTCAGTCAGTCCGACTGTGCTGGAGGCTGTCAAACCAAGGCTAAAGGACTTCCACCAACTGCTGCTTGAGCCCCCAGAG AAAAATGTCTTGAAAACTACATGGGGAGTGCTGGATCCCCCAGTCGGCAATGCACGTTTGCATGTAGTCCGACTGGTTGCTAGCCTTcttcagacaaacacacacacgatcAACCTTGAGCTTATAGACCTCAACACTGTTGGAGTCATACTT GATATGTActtcaaatatatatggaataacTTTTTGCACATACAAGTTGAAATCTGCATAGCAATGATTCTGACCTTACCTCCAACTCAAAGTGCAAGTCCCATTATCAATGGCGACAATGACTCTGAGTCTGTCAGGGAAAACCTTCTTGTCCAGCAT CTGTTTCAGAAGTGCCAATTACTGCAGAGAATACTTGATGCCTGGGTCTCCAATGAAAAGGAGCA GGCCGAAGGCGGAAGGCGCCGAGGATACATGGGCCATTTGACTCGGATAGCTAATTCTGTGGTGCACAACAGTGACAAAGGGCCCAACAGCATGCTAATACAGCAGCTTATTTCAG AGCTCCCTGAGGATGTCCGAGACGCATGGGATGCATTTATTTCTGGGCAGCTAGCAGATATTAACAAGAAGAACACTGTAGATTTA ATAAATAcacacattcatccatccagtaATGATGAGGTAGACTTTAAAAGCACTGGATTTCGTCAGGATTCTGCCTTACAACAA TTTGGCTTCAATGATGAGGGGTCCGCTGAGCAGGATGATGTTGTGGA TATTGCCTTTGACAGAATATCTGACATCAATTTTTctttaaatacaaatgaaagt GCTAATATTGCCCTCTTTGAGGCATTCTGCAAGGAAAAGATCCAAGAATGTGAAGACGCAGGCTCTGACGAGGATGACATTTGGGATGAGAAAGATGTCACTTTTGCACCAGAAACACAGAGGCGCCCCAG AAGTTCTGGCAGTACAGGCAGTGAAGAGAGCACAGATTCTGAAGAGGAAGATGGTAAACGTGACCCTTTTGAGCCCAGCAACACGAGCTCTGATGACCGAATGGAGGTTAACTCTG CCTGGACCAGCAGCTTTGACATTCCCATGGAGATTGGCTGCTCCACAGGAACAGGGCCTCCCACAGCTGTGGATGCTTCACAAACTCTGATGCCAAAATCAGTAGGATGCAGTTCAGAAAACTCATCCCAAgggaaaaaggatggatgggcAGACTTCTCCAATTTCCCGGGATCTGTGAG TCCCAACAATCCTCTAAGAAGTTGCTCCCCAGTGGCTATGGAGACAAGCTCAGAAGATCCCCTGACTGCTGGCTTTGCAGCTCAGTCTGAAG CAGAAGTGGAGCAGTGGCCAGGTCAGGAGTCCCAACCTGCCACAATGgttggagaggaggaggaggaggaggatgaggagctgACCACTGATCGTGTCACTGATACTGTCGCCAATGGCTCCATGAAGGAGACAGTCAGCCTTACCGTAGATGCCAAAACAGAGACTGCCGTTTTCAAAAG AGTGTTGAAATCCTTTTG TGAGGACAAGTCACCTACCTCTGGAGACCCATCCACAAAATATGCTGTCACTGAGGATGCTGTGTTGGTGAGAACTGAATCAAGCCCACCAGCCAGCAACAGTCAGCAGCATAG ACCGGACAAGCAGGTTCAGGCGCCGGAGGCAGTGAATGGTCCGGCTTGA
- the LOC125751599 gene encoding serine/threonine-protein phosphatase 6 regulatory subunit 3-B-like isoform X6 — MFWRFDLYTTSHIDALLEKGNVTLIELMDEEDVLQECKAQNRQLIDFLVQPQSMEDLVGYVTQEPSDDMDEKLKYKFPNISCELLTSDVSRINDKLGEDESLLTKLYSFLQHDPPLNPLLASFFSKVLSILIRRKPDQIVEFLRKRDDFVDLMIRHIGTSAIMDLMLRMLTCIHPEQLRQDVLNWLNEEKVIQRLVDMVQPTLDEDKHSNASQLLCEIIHLSRDQMFQVQGGSESDPLLVTLEKQETVGQLLSNNFDKERNDSAIVSVIQILLTLFEMRKPAFEGHLESCPPNMNHPSFSVSPTVLEAVKPRLKDFHQLLLEPPEKNVLKTTWGVLDPPVGNARLHVVRLVASLLQTNTHTINLELIDLNTVGVILDMYFKYIWNNFLHIQVEICIAMILTLPPTQSASPIINGDNDSESVRENLLVQHLFQKCQLLQRILDAWVSNEKEQAEGGRRRGYMGHLTRIANSVVHNSDKGPNSMLIQQLISELPEDVRDAWDAFISGQLADINKKNTVDLINTHIHPSSNDEVDFKSTGFRQDSALQQFGFNDEGSAEQDDVVDIAFDRISDINFSLNTNESANIALFEAFCKEKIQECEDAGSDEDDIWDEKDVTFAPETQRRPSSGSTGSEESTDSEEEDGKRDPFEPSNTSSDDRMEVNSAWTSSFDIPMEIGCSTGTGPPTAVDASQTLMPKSVGCSSENSSQGKKDGWADFSNFPGSVSPNNPLRSCSPVAMETSSEDPLTAGFAAQSEAEVEQWPGQESQPATMVGEEEEEEDEELTTDRVTDTVANGSMKETVSLTVDAKTETAVFKRVLKSFCEDKSPTSGDPSTKYAVTEDAVLVRTESSPPASNSQQHRPDKQVQAPEAVNGPA, encoded by the exons ATGTTCTGGAGGTTTGACCTGTATACAACTTCCCACATCGACGCCCTGTTGGAGAAGGGGAACGTAACCCTGATAGAGCTGATGGATGAGGAGGATGTGTTGCAGGAGTGCAAGGCCCAGAACCGCCAACTTATTGATTTCCTGGTCCAGCCACAGAGCATGGAAGACCTGGTTGGCTATGTCACCCAGGAGCCCAGTGATGACATGGACGAGAAGCTTAAGTACAA GTTCCCCAACATATCCTGTGAACTCCTCACATCGGATGTGAGTCGAATCAACGACAAACTGGGTGAGGACGAAAGCTTGCTTACAAAGCTCTACAGCTTTCTGCAACATGACCCCCCTCTCAACCCCCTGCTGGCAAGTTTTTTCAGCAAGGTGCTGAGCATCCTTATCCGCAGGAAGCCTGATCAA ATTGTAGAGTTTCTCCGTAAGAGGGACGACTTCGTGGACCTAATGATAAGGCATATAGGGACCTCGGCCATCATGGACTTGATGCTCAGGATGTTGACCTGTATTCATCCAGAGCAGCTTAGGCAAGATGTCTTAAAT TGGCTGAATGAGGAGAAGGTTATCCAGCGGCTTGTTGACATGGTACAGCCAACTCTGGATGAGGAT AAACACTCTAATGCATCCCAGTTGCTATGTGAAATAATTCATCTAAGCAGAGACCAGATGTTCCAAGTTCAGGGTGGCTCAGAGTCAGACCCCCTATTGGTCACTCTGGAAaa GCAGGAGACAGTGGGACAGTTACTGTCCAACAACTTTGACAAAGAGAGGAACGACTCTGCTATAGTCAGTGTTATACAGATACTGTTGACTCTGTTTGAAATGCGAAAGCCTGC ttttgaaggtcacttggagAGCTGCCCCCCCAATATGAACCACCCATCGTTCTCAGTCAGTCCGACTGTGCTGGAGGCTGTCAAACCAAGGCTAAAGGACTTCCACCAACTGCTGCTTGAGCCCCCAGAG AAAAATGTCTTGAAAACTACATGGGGAGTGCTGGATCCCCCAGTCGGCAATGCACGTTTGCATGTAGTCCGACTGGTTGCTAGCCTTcttcagacaaacacacacacgatcAACCTTGAGCTTATAGACCTCAACACTGTTGGAGTCATACTT GATATGTActtcaaatatatatggaataacTTTTTGCACATACAAGTTGAAATCTGCATAGCAATGATTCTGACCTTACCTCCAACTCAAAGTGCAAGTCCCATTATCAATGGCGACAATGACTCTGAGTCTGTCAGGGAAAACCTTCTTGTCCAGCAT CTGTTTCAGAAGTGCCAATTACTGCAGAGAATACTTGATGCCTGGGTCTCCAATGAAAAGGAGCA GGCCGAAGGCGGAAGGCGCCGAGGATACATGGGCCATTTGACTCGGATAGCTAATTCTGTGGTGCACAACAGTGACAAAGGGCCCAACAGCATGCTAATACAGCAGCTTATTTCAG AGCTCCCTGAGGATGTCCGAGACGCATGGGATGCATTTATTTCTGGGCAGCTAGCAGATATTAACAAGAAGAACACTGTAGATTTA ATAAATAcacacattcatccatccagtaATGATGAGGTAGACTTTAAAAGCACTGGATTTCGTCAGGATTCTGCCTTACAACAA TTTGGCTTCAATGATGAGGGGTCCGCTGAGCAGGATGATGTTGTGGA TATTGCCTTTGACAGAATATCTGACATCAATTTTTctttaaatacaaatgaaagt GCTAATATTGCCCTCTTTGAGGCATTCTGCAAGGAAAAGATCCAAGAATGTGAAGACGCAGGCTCTGACGAGGATGACATTTGGGATGAGAAAGATGTCACTTTTGCACCAGAAACACAGAGGCGCCCCAG TTCTGGCAGTACAGGCAGTGAAGAGAGCACAGATTCTGAAGAGGAAGATGGTAAACGTGACCCTTTTGAGCCCAGCAACACGAGCTCTGATGACCGAATGGAGGTTAACTCTG CCTGGACCAGCAGCTTTGACATTCCCATGGAGATTGGCTGCTCCACAGGAACAGGGCCTCCCACAGCTGTGGATGCTTCACAAACTCTGATGCCAAAATCAGTAGGATGCAGTTCAGAAAACTCATCCCAAgggaaaaaggatggatgggcAGACTTCTCCAATTTCCCGGGATCTGTGAG TCCCAACAATCCTCTAAGAAGTTGCTCCCCAGTGGCTATGGAGACAAGCTCAGAAGATCCCCTGACTGCTGGCTTTGCAGCTCAGTCTGAAG CAGAAGTGGAGCAGTGGCCAGGTCAGGAGTCCCAACCTGCCACAATGgttggagaggaggaggaggaggaggatgaggagctgACCACTGATCGTGTCACTGATACTGTCGCCAATGGCTCCATGAAGGAGACAGTCAGCCTTACCGTAGATGCCAAAACAGAGACTGCCGTTTTCAAAAG AGTGTTGAAATCCTTTTG TGAGGACAAGTCACCTACCTCTGGAGACCCATCCACAAAATATGCTGTCACTGAGGATGCTGTGTTGGTGAGAACTGAATCAAGCCCACCAGCCAGCAACAGTCAGCAGCATAG ACCGGACAAGCAGGTTCAGGCGCCGGAGGCAGTGAATGGTCCGGCTTGA
- the LOC125751599 gene encoding serine/threonine-protein phosphatase 6 regulatory subunit 3-like isoform X7, giving the protein MFWRFDLYTTSHIDALLEKGNVTLIELMDEEDVLQECKAQNRQLIDFLVQPQSMEDLVGYVTQEPSDDMDEKLKYKFPNISCELLTSDVSRINDKLGEDESLLTKLYSFLQHDPPLNPLLASFFSKVLSILIRRKPDQIVEFLRKRDDFVDLMIRHIGTSAIMDLMLRMLTCIHPEQLRQDVLNWLNEEKVIQRLVDMVQPTLDEDKHSNASQLLCEIIHLSRDQMFQVQGGSESDPLLVTLEKQETVGQLLSNNFDKERNDSAIVSVIQILLTLFEMRKPAFEGHLESCPPNMNHPSFSVSPTVLEAVKPRLKDFHQLLLEPPEKNVLKTTWGVLDPPVGNARLHVVRLVASLLQTNTHTINLELIDLNTVGVILDMYFKYIWNNFLHIQVEICIAMILTLPPTQSASPIINGDNDSESVRENLLVQHLFQKCQLLQRILDAWVSNEKEQAEGGRRRGYMGHLTRIANSVVHNSDKGPNSMLIQQLISELPEDVRDAWDAFISGQLADINKKNTVDLAFSDYQMQQMTSNFIEQFGFNDEGSAEQDDVVDIAFDRISDINFSLNTNESANIALFEAFCKEKIQECEDAGSDEDDIWDEKDVTFAPETQRRPRSSGSTGSEESTDSEEEDGKRDPFEPSNTSSDDRMEVNSAWTSSFDIPMEIGCSTGTGPPTAVDASQTLMPKSVGCSSENSSQGKKDGWADFSNFPGSVSPNNPLRSCSPVAMETSSEDPLTAGFAAQSEAEVEQWPGQESQPATMVGEEEEEEDEELTTDRVTDTVANGSMKETVSLTVDAKTETAVFKRVLKSFCEDKSPTSGDPSTKYAVTEDAVLVRTESSPPASNSQQHRPDKQVQAPEAVNGPA; this is encoded by the exons ATGTTCTGGAGGTTTGACCTGTATACAACTTCCCACATCGACGCCCTGTTGGAGAAGGGGAACGTAACCCTGATAGAGCTGATGGATGAGGAGGATGTGTTGCAGGAGTGCAAGGCCCAGAACCGCCAACTTATTGATTTCCTGGTCCAGCCACAGAGCATGGAAGACCTGGTTGGCTATGTCACCCAGGAGCCCAGTGATGACATGGACGAGAAGCTTAAGTACAA GTTCCCCAACATATCCTGTGAACTCCTCACATCGGATGTGAGTCGAATCAACGACAAACTGGGTGAGGACGAAAGCTTGCTTACAAAGCTCTACAGCTTTCTGCAACATGACCCCCCTCTCAACCCCCTGCTGGCAAGTTTTTTCAGCAAGGTGCTGAGCATCCTTATCCGCAGGAAGCCTGATCAA ATTGTAGAGTTTCTCCGTAAGAGGGACGACTTCGTGGACCTAATGATAAGGCATATAGGGACCTCGGCCATCATGGACTTGATGCTCAGGATGTTGACCTGTATTCATCCAGAGCAGCTTAGGCAAGATGTCTTAAAT TGGCTGAATGAGGAGAAGGTTATCCAGCGGCTTGTTGACATGGTACAGCCAACTCTGGATGAGGAT AAACACTCTAATGCATCCCAGTTGCTATGTGAAATAATTCATCTAAGCAGAGACCAGATGTTCCAAGTTCAGGGTGGCTCAGAGTCAGACCCCCTATTGGTCACTCTGGAAaa GCAGGAGACAGTGGGACAGTTACTGTCCAACAACTTTGACAAAGAGAGGAACGACTCTGCTATAGTCAGTGTTATACAGATACTGTTGACTCTGTTTGAAATGCGAAAGCCTGC ttttgaaggtcacttggagAGCTGCCCCCCCAATATGAACCACCCATCGTTCTCAGTCAGTCCGACTGTGCTGGAGGCTGTCAAACCAAGGCTAAAGGACTTCCACCAACTGCTGCTTGAGCCCCCAGAG AAAAATGTCTTGAAAACTACATGGGGAGTGCTGGATCCCCCAGTCGGCAATGCACGTTTGCATGTAGTCCGACTGGTTGCTAGCCTTcttcagacaaacacacacacgatcAACCTTGAGCTTATAGACCTCAACACTGTTGGAGTCATACTT GATATGTActtcaaatatatatggaataacTTTTTGCACATACAAGTTGAAATCTGCATAGCAATGATTCTGACCTTACCTCCAACTCAAAGTGCAAGTCCCATTATCAATGGCGACAATGACTCTGAGTCTGTCAGGGAAAACCTTCTTGTCCAGCAT CTGTTTCAGAAGTGCCAATTACTGCAGAGAATACTTGATGCCTGGGTCTCCAATGAAAAGGAGCA GGCCGAAGGCGGAAGGCGCCGAGGATACATGGGCCATTTGACTCGGATAGCTAATTCTGTGGTGCACAACAGTGACAAAGGGCCCAACAGCATGCTAATACAGCAGCTTATTTCAG AGCTCCCTGAGGATGTCCGAGACGCATGGGATGCATTTATTTCTGGGCAGCTAGCAGATATTAACAAGAAGAACACTGTAGATTTA GCCTTCTCTGATTATCAGATGCAACAAATGACGTCCAATTTTATTGAGCAGTTTGGCTTCAATGATGAGGGGTCCGCTGAGCAGGATGATGTTGTGGA TATTGCCTTTGACAGAATATCTGACATCAATTTTTctttaaatacaaatgaaagt GCTAATATTGCCCTCTTTGAGGCATTCTGCAAGGAAAAGATCCAAGAATGTGAAGACGCAGGCTCTGACGAGGATGACATTTGGGATGAGAAAGATGTCACTTTTGCACCAGAAACACAGAGGCGCCCCAG AAGTTCTGGCAGTACAGGCAGTGAAGAGAGCACAGATTCTGAAGAGGAAGATGGTAAACGTGACCCTTTTGAGCCCAGCAACACGAGCTCTGATGACCGAATGGAGGTTAACTCTG CCTGGACCAGCAGCTTTGACATTCCCATGGAGATTGGCTGCTCCACAGGAACAGGGCCTCCCACAGCTGTGGATGCTTCACAAACTCTGATGCCAAAATCAGTAGGATGCAGTTCAGAAAACTCATCCCAAgggaaaaaggatggatgggcAGACTTCTCCAATTTCCCGGGATCTGTGAG TCCCAACAATCCTCTAAGAAGTTGCTCCCCAGTGGCTATGGAGACAAGCTCAGAAGATCCCCTGACTGCTGGCTTTGCAGCTCAGTCTGAAG CAGAAGTGGAGCAGTGGCCAGGTCAGGAGTCCCAACCTGCCACAATGgttggagaggaggaggaggaggaggatgaggagctgACCACTGATCGTGTCACTGATACTGTCGCCAATGGCTCCATGAAGGAGACAGTCAGCCTTACCGTAGATGCCAAAACAGAGACTGCCGTTTTCAAAAG AGTGTTGAAATCCTTTTG TGAGGACAAGTCACCTACCTCTGGAGACCCATCCACAAAATATGCTGTCACTGAGGATGCTGTGTTGGTGAGAACTGAATCAAGCCCACCAGCCAGCAACAGTCAGCAGCATAG ACCGGACAAGCAGGTTCAGGCGCCGGAGGCAGTGAATGGTCCGGCTTGA